One part of the Neodiprion virginianus isolate iyNeoVirg1 chromosome 3, iyNeoVirg1.1, whole genome shotgun sequence genome encodes these proteins:
- the LOC124301636 gene encoding transcription and mRNA export factor ENY2-like yields MKSAPHQRLVMVGDRDALKELLRLRLVECGWRDQVKIICKDLIKENGQDIAYDTLLSTVTSRARSLVPDSVKKELLQKIKNHLMAQEESLKS; encoded by the exons ATGAAGTCGGCACCTCATCAGAGATTAGTTATGGTCGGCGATCGAGACGC GTTGAAAGAATTGTTACGATTGCGTCTAGTCGAATGCGGATGGAGAGATCAAGTAAAGATCATCTGCAAGGACCTGATAAAGGAAAATGGACAGGACATCGCGTACGACACATTGCTTTCAACGGTCACAAGTAGAGCACGAAGTCTTGTTCCTGATTCTGTTAAGAAAGAATTGCTGCAGAAGATTAAGAACCATCTTATGGCACAGgaagaaagtttgaaaagttaA
- the LOC124301634 gene encoding EF-hand calcium-binding domain-containing protein 1-like, with amino-acid sequence MPKELPCDMLNDSLKECVFKRKNIDAFKKLNKESHFNAREVEALSLIHWKISNEIGCIHRLGFRDLLHAGLDFTENYLIDRIFSAFDKKNDLVITMDSWNLGLSEVLRGSLDEKIKFGYKVYDFMRTKKIRKESIFPMMRGCLIKQQADDDPDEGVKDLIDLLLKKIDIDRDGKVSEEDYNSTIRGKNLLFLQCMGPVFPSRESMCAFLTTFTPRTGRY; translated from the exons ATGCCTAAAGAACTTCCTTGCGATATGCTAAATGATTCCTTGAaggaatgtgtttttaaaagaaaaaacattgaCGCTTTCAAAAAACTCAACAAGGAATCACATTTTAATGCCAGGGAGGTAGAAG CTCTGTCTCTGATacattggaaaatttcaaatgaaattggCTGCATACACAGGTTGGGATTTCGAGATCTTCTACACGCTGGATTagattttacagaaaattatCTAATCGATAGAATATTCTCGGCGTTTGACAAGAAAAATGATCTAGTG ATCACAATGGATTCGTGGAATTTGGGACTCTCAGAAGTTTTGCGAGGATCGCTggatgagaaaataaaatttggatACAAG GTTTACGACTTCATGAGGACGAAAAAGATACGAAAAGAGTCCATATTTCCGATGATGAGAGGCTGTTTGATCAAGCAACAAGCCGATGACGATCCAGACGAAGGAGTGAAG GACTTGATAGACCtgctgctgaaaaaaattgatatcgaTCGAGACGGCAAAGTATCGGAGGAAGATTATAATTCGACGATAAGAGGGAAAAATCTTCTCTTCTTACAATGCATGGGACCTGTGTTTCCCTCGCGAGAGTCAATGTGCGCTTTTCTCACAACGTTCACTCCACGAACCGGTCGATACTAA
- the LOC124301632 gene encoding immunoglobulin-binding protein 1b isoform X2 translates to MDSNKSNASRENLKQLPHGEEKDAESLSQIYDEGFALFNSINKSQEATNSPKIQSEVRRAMSMFEDATRLVSMTDMFSVNESFEEVATANIKYFLLPALLGTLTLKICGTSDRLHIVDVAEIYYNDFLKRLEHYGLIDFVIPEKKSSEENSVRKPMSNAELITSMVSTRNTKLQRFKEQKELESRLETLSENMRNPNIDEESKREYYVTLIKSYVNQALDDLSSIASERPIIEHMIKVGHSDPLAAQNPRKSKLPGVKLKPIIITRDELQKQVYGAGYPSLPVLTVQEFYDKRIRDGDWPDPSQRNQVSGKCLQNIPPNTDELKEEDIEEEQKENQVEKDDPQLLAQARAMDEYKDTHRRGWGNRSNRS, encoded by the exons ATGGATTCCAATAAGTCAAACGCTTCGAGGGAAAACCTGAAGCAATTACCTcatggagaagaaaaagatgcgGAAAGCTTGTCTCAGATTTACGACGAAGGGTTTGCCCTGTTCAACAGCATAAATAAATCCCAGGAGGCAACAAATAGCCCCAAAATACAA tctgaAGTTAGGAGGGCGATGAGCATGTTCGAAGATGCAACCAGATTGGTATCCATGACGGATATGTTTAGCGTCAATGAGAGTTTCGAAGAAGTGGCGACGGCAAATATCAAATACTTTCTGCTGCCAGCTCTGCTTGGAACTCTGACGCTAAAGATTTGTGGAACGAGCGACCGATTGCACATTGTTGACGTAGCGGAGATCTATTACAACGATTTTCTGAAAAGGCTAGAGCATTATGGACTGATTGATTTTGTAATACCTGAGAAAAAGTCGAGCGAAGAAAATTCAGTGAGGAAACCAATGTCCAACGCCGAATTAATAACGTCCATG GTGTCGACAAGAAATACAAAACTGCAGAGGTTCAAGGAGCAGAAAGAGCTGGAAAGCAGACTGGAAACATTAAGTGAGAACATGCGCAACCCAAATATAGATGAAGAATCGAAGAGAGAGTACTACGTTACGTTAATCAAATCGTATGTGAACCAAGCGTTGGATGATTTAAGTTCAATAGCTTCGGAGAGGCCAATAATAGAGCACATGATTAAAGTTGGGCACAGCGACCCCTTGGCTGCTCAAAACccaagaaaatcaaaattgcctGGAGTTAAACTGAAGCCGATCATTATTACGAGAGATGAGCTACAAAAACAAGTTTATGGAGCTGGCTATCCAAGTCTACCCGTTCTGACTGTGCAAGAATTTTACGATAAAAGAATCAGAGATGGCGA CTGGCCAGATCCGTCGCAGAGAAATCAAGTGAGTGGCAAGTGCCTACAGAATATTCCGCCCAACACGGATGAATTGAAGGAAGAAGATATTGAGGAGGagcaaaaagaaaaccaaGTCGAGAAAGACGATCCGCAGCTTCTTGCCCAAGCTCGTGCCATGGATGAATATAAAGATACTCATAGACGAGGTTGGGGGAACAGAAGCAACAGAAGCTAA
- the LOC124301632 gene encoding immunoglobulin-binding protein 1b isoform X1, with amino-acid sequence MYVQPTARIMDSNKSNASRENLKQLPHGEEKDAESLSQIYDEGFALFNSINKSQEATNSPKIQSEVRRAMSMFEDATRLVSMTDMFSVNESFEEVATANIKYFLLPALLGTLTLKICGTSDRLHIVDVAEIYYNDFLKRLEHYGLIDFVIPEKKSSEENSVRKPMSNAELITSMVSTRNTKLQRFKEQKELESRLETLSENMRNPNIDEESKREYYVTLIKSYVNQALDDLSSIASERPIIEHMIKVGHSDPLAAQNPRKSKLPGVKLKPIIITRDELQKQVYGAGYPSLPVLTVQEFYDKRIRDGDWPDPSQRNQVSGKCLQNIPPNTDELKEEDIEEEQKENQVEKDDPQLLAQARAMDEYKDTHRRGWGNRSNRS; translated from the exons ATGTATGTACAGCCGACTGCCCGAATAATGGATTCCAATAAGTCAAACGCTTCGAGGGAAAACCTGAAGCAATTACCTcatggagaagaaaaagatgcgGAAAGCTTGTCTCAGATTTACGACGAAGGGTTTGCCCTGTTCAACAGCATAAATAAATCCCAGGAGGCAACAAATAGCCCCAAAATACAA tctgaAGTTAGGAGGGCGATGAGCATGTTCGAAGATGCAACCAGATTGGTATCCATGACGGATATGTTTAGCGTCAATGAGAGTTTCGAAGAAGTGGCGACGGCAAATATCAAATACTTTCTGCTGCCAGCTCTGCTTGGAACTCTGACGCTAAAGATTTGTGGAACGAGCGACCGATTGCACATTGTTGACGTAGCGGAGATCTATTACAACGATTTTCTGAAAAGGCTAGAGCATTATGGACTGATTGATTTTGTAATACCTGAGAAAAAGTCGAGCGAAGAAAATTCAGTGAGGAAACCAATGTCCAACGCCGAATTAATAACGTCCATG GTGTCGACAAGAAATACAAAACTGCAGAGGTTCAAGGAGCAGAAAGAGCTGGAAAGCAGACTGGAAACATTAAGTGAGAACATGCGCAACCCAAATATAGATGAAGAATCGAAGAGAGAGTACTACGTTACGTTAATCAAATCGTATGTGAACCAAGCGTTGGATGATTTAAGTTCAATAGCTTCGGAGAGGCCAATAATAGAGCACATGATTAAAGTTGGGCACAGCGACCCCTTGGCTGCTCAAAACccaagaaaatcaaaattgcctGGAGTTAAACTGAAGCCGATCATTATTACGAGAGATGAGCTACAAAAACAAGTTTATGGAGCTGGCTATCCAAGTCTACCCGTTCTGACTGTGCAAGAATTTTACGATAAAAGAATCAGAGATGGCGA CTGGCCAGATCCGTCGCAGAGAAATCAAGTGAGTGGCAAGTGCCTACAGAATATTCCGCCCAACACGGATGAATTGAAGGAAGAAGATATTGAGGAGGagcaaaaagaaaaccaaGTCGAGAAAGACGATCCGCAGCTTCTTGCCCAAGCTCGTGCCATGGATGAATATAAAGATACTCATAGACGAGGTTGGGGGAACAGAAGCAACAGAAGCTAA
- the LOC124301582 gene encoding single-pass membrane and coiled-coil domain-containing protein 4 homolog yields MRQLKGKTKETNKQKKERRKEFVENKQRLFTIVLPTFAAIFLLIVVYVYLKTRPKPVDY; encoded by the coding sequence ATGCGGCAACTAAAGGGAAAAACTAAAGAAACTAATAAGCAGAAGAAAGAGCGAAGGAAAGAATTCGTTGAAAACAAACAACGATTATTCACCATTGTTCTACCGACGTTTGCTGCAATATTTCTACTCATCGTTGTATATGTGTATCTGAAAACACGTCCAAAGCCCGTAGACTATTAA